The genomic DNA CTGGCCCTGGTGGGCGAGGCCGAGGGTGTGGCCGACTTCGTGCGAGGCGACTTCTGCGGCGGCTTTTCCGACGTAGTAGACGGACCAGCAGACGGTGTCATTTCCCCAGTTCCATGAGCCGCCGTAGGCGACGCCGGCGGCGGTGACGGGAGTGGTGGTGAAGCAGCAGCGCTGGCGGCTGGCGGCGGGTGCGGCCTCGAAGACCTTGAAGTCGGTGGTGACGTTGATGTTGAAGGGGGCGTAGTCTTCGGCGATGCGCTTCCAGATGTCTTTGATGGTGGCATTTCCAACGGGCGGGCGATCGTAGGTGATGCCGCCCCAGGTCGGGGTGTAGCCGCCGGCGAAGTCTAACAGCATGACGCCTTGGGCGCCGGGGAGGCTTTGCAGGGAGACGATGCCGGAGTTGTAGCTGGGGTTGTAATCCGGTGCGAGGTCGGGGCGGAGAGGGGCGATTTCCTCGGGCTGCTGGGCTGCTTCGGCGGCTTCTTCGGCGAGGAGATGGGGATCGGCTTCGGCCATGGCGAGGCAGACGACTTCATCGAGATCGCGCTGCCAGAGCTCGGGTGCGCCATCGGGGCCGGTGGGTTCGACGCGGTAGGCGGTTTCGCTGCCGTGGAATTCGACGACGGCGACAGCGAGGCCGGCCTTGCCGCCGACGGGTGGGGTGAGAATGAAGAACTTGCCGGTCTCGGGGGCGGTGAGTTCGCCGGAGACGTAGGAGACGATGCCGTCCTTGAGCTGGACCATCTTCACGGTGCCGGTGGCGATGGTGCCTCCGGTGAGCTCGAAGGAGACCGGGTCATCGGTCATGGCGTCGCGGAAGGTCTCGATGAAGGCGGGGTCCCAGGCGCGCTTGGATTTGCCGGGGTGGTGGAGGCCGGGGGCGTAGGGGTTTACCGATGGGTCCATCTCGCGGGTGAGGGGCTGGCGCGAGGTGGGGTGAATTTGAGCTACGGGAGGTGTAGTAGTTTGGGTGGTGGCTTCGGGTTGAAGCGCGGGTGAAGTGGGTGCGTCCGTGTCACCGGGTGCGGCGGCGAGGGTGGTGTCCGGTGATGGTGCGTTTTGCTTGGTGGTGGCGGGTTGTTGTCGACTACTTCGGTCGGGATGGCTGTGGTTCCAGAGGAAGAGGGATACCATGCTGAGTATCGCCAGAGCCGCGACGTATAGGGTGCGGCACGATTTGGATAAGGACTTGGACATGGGGTAGGGATGTTGGGTTATGGGTTGGGTTTGGCTTGGAACCGATTCTTGGCGGGAAAACGGGCACAGTGGTGCCATGACGCGCAGCGGGTGGGCTTTGCGGACGGGCGTTGTGTTCCTGTCCCTTTCCTGTCCGGAGATCCGGTGGTTAGCGACTGACTGGGTTATTGCCGGTGGGGTTTCGACACCGGTGGCGGGTCTGTTCTGTTAGACCCAGAATCAACCATGATCTTTTGACCGGGATTCGATGAAAGGCCAGAGGGAACCTACTCCAAATTTAGATAGGTAGGTGGGAGGGGTGATAGATAGGGGGGGGATTCGGCGGGTTGTCGGACAGGGTTGGGGGCGGGAGGAGTTCGCTAGGTTTCAGTTTTGACCTCCGGTCCACGCGACTTGCCGCTTTGCGGAGGGGTGATCGTCGCTATCGCGACTGCTGCGTTCAGTGTTCAGGAACAGCCCGGGACTGGTGGAGGAACGAGGCGGGGAGGTCGCGATCCATGGGGTCCGCGTCATGATGAATGTGGCCGTTGGGAGCCGCTCCGGATAGGTCGGGCCTTTGGCCCTCGTGATGATGGGGCGGTCATTCCTAGGCCTGCGGCCTAGGCGGTATGGGGCGCGCCTTTGGCGCTGAAGAACGATCCGCCGCCTTAGGTTAGGTGCCATTCGGGGCGATTTCGATTTGCGATGGCTGGGGTCGCGGGGGCGGGTGGAGGAGATGCGGGGCGAGTGGAAAGGAACTACTAGGGTGGTAGTAGATTTGGGGCGGGGATGGGAGGTGTGGCGGTGCCGGGGGATTTCTTCGGGTCTTACACGTCTCGCCCCCTTTCAGGGTGCCGTGGGTGGTGCGGGGTGGACCCAGGGCGATGCCCTGGGCTTAGGGCTGGCCGCCCCTTTGGGGCTGAAGAGGCGTGGGTGGCCGGAACGATGCCTTAGGGCTGGCCGCCCTTTTTGGGCTATGGTGTGGAGGCGATGCGGGGATCAGTGAAAGGCAATCGAGGGTGTGCACGCGTTCTCACGAACGCGCCTACGGAATGTGGGACGGGGCGTGGTGGTGATGCGGGGCGGGAGAAGCCGGAACGACGCAGTCGTTCCGCTACCGATGCCGGTCTGCTCGGGAGAGCGACAGCCTCCGTGATGTCGCGTGGGAGGCGGCGCTCCATTCAAGGTGATGCGTCTACTTCGGGGTGGCGAATTCGGTGGGGTTCTTGGCTTTCCAGTCGGGGAACTGGTCCCACATGAGGAGGCGCTCGCGGAGGAATTTTTCGAGGGTGGCGGCTTCGTCGGCGGAGGTGGATTGGGGGAAGATGACGATGGAGCCGCCGATGGGCATGAGGCCCTTGCCGGTGACCTGGCAGCCGGCCTGGGTGAGGGTGTCGATGAAGCGGCGGTGGGGCTTGGCGGGGTCGAGGAGACGGAGGAGGCCGGGGTGAACGGCGAGGACGTGGGAGTTCTTCATGCCGTGCGCGGGGTCGCGGACCGGGGGCTTGTCGCCGGTGAGGACGAGGGGGGTGAACTTGACGAGGGTGACGGGTGTCTGGGTGTCGGATGGTGCGGTCTGGTGGAGGAGGCACCATTGGGCGACGGGGGCGAGGCCGTAGAGGGTGGTTTTTTCGACGTTGGCTTCGTAGTCGATCCATGAGGTGTCGACGGATTCGTTCGGCTGGCAGTCGAAGATCCAGCCTTCGGAAGTGCTATTCTCGAGTTCGCTGATGGAGCCGCCCATGAGGCTATTGGCGGCGTGATTGATGGAGACGCCGATGGAGTCGGGGGACTGGGTTGTTAGATCGGTGGCGAGGCGGTCGAGCTCGGCTTGTTTGACGCGCTGGGGATCGAGGCGGGTCCTGGTGGTTTTCTGGGTGATGAATTCGGTGAGGCCGGGTGTGCCCTGCTGGCGGAAGTCGTGATACTCGGGGAGATCGGGGGTGGTGGTGACGAGCTTCTGGAGGAGGATGGTGGATTGGCCCTTGGCGAGCCAGCTGGCGGCGATGACCCAGCGGTTCGGGATGAGGGTGGGGCACTGGGCGACGGTGAGGAGGGAGCGGCCGGCGGTGAGGAAGCCCTTCGGCGTGGTGATGTCGAGGTGCTGGACGTAGTTGGAGTTCTTACTGGGCCAACTGGAGTCGGAGTGGGCTTCCCAGGCATCGGGGGTGCCGGCGGAGGTGATGAGGTGTTCGTCGGGGGTGCCGGTGGGTTTGTCTTTCTTGAAGGTGAGGTGTTTTTTGACTTTGCCGGCGGTGATGAGCTTGTTGATGCGGTCCTCGAATTCGGGGGTGGTGAGTTTGCCATTGAAGGTGGCATTGCCGATGGCGGCGGCGGTCTTGGGGTCGGTGCCGATGAGTTGCCACTCGATGGAATCTGCCTGCGCGCGAGGGAGGAGTGCGGCGGTGATGGTGGTGAGGAAGAGGGCGATGAGGCGGAGGGTGGGCATGGGCGTGGATGAAGATGCTAGAGGAAGAGGTTTGACCGCGGATTTCGCGGATGGAAGGCAGGATTTGGGAAGAGGGGGCGGGAAGAGTATGGAGCTACTATGATGGTAGTAGGTGTGGGAGGTGGGTCCAGGGCTTTAGATGCGAGGGTGATGCTCGGCGTTCCCGGGGGGTTTCTGTTTCTTCATGCGCTGCCAGCGCCAGGTGAGGAGGACGGTCCACGCGAGGATGTAGAAAAGGATGACGAGCCAGTAGGCGATGCCGACGCTGGCGACCTGAAAGGTGGGGGGTCGAGCCACCTATTCGCCGGGTGGGAGGTGGGAACCATGGGGTGTCCGGTGCGAATGAGATGGAGTGCGATTGGACCCGGCCGAGGGGGCCGTGGCCGGGTGAATAGGTATTTTTCGATGCCCAGAGTGAGCAACTGGCGCTGCCGAGGCCATACCAGGTTCCCGTACCGAGACGGACGCTCGCGGAATCGCTGTAGCCGTCGTGGCTTCTGTCCCATGCCCAGATGAGGAAGCTGAGGAGAAAGAGGCCGAGCCAGAGGGTCTTCCAGTGATGGATGGGGCGCGGCATTGGGGGAATGTGGGGGGAGAAGTGGCGGGTGATTGATTGACTTGAGCCGGATGGATCAGGAATCGTCAGTGGCTATTCTTCGCTTCAGGAAGTTGGGATCCGTGGAGCGGTTCTGGACTGGTGGGGGCTGCGGTTGGGTTTGCGGTTTTGTGATGGCTGCGATGTCGGCGTTGGCTTCGGCCTGGGCTTTGGCGAGGGCTTTCATTTCCTGCCGGCGCCAGGCGAGGAAGGTGAGCCAGAGGAGGAAGAAGAGGAGGATGAGATACCAGTGGGCGAAGACGAGAAAGAGGTAGTCGTAGCCGTATGCCTTGAAGTCGGAGGGCGGGCCGAATGGGGACTGGTGGAGATAGAGCTTCTCCGTGACGGCATAGTGGCCGGGATAGCCATTGGCATCCCAGAGGAAGGCGATCTTTCCGCCGCCTTGTCCCACGGCCATCCAGGGGCCGAGGGGAGTGTAGTCGAGGGATAGCAAGGAGCGCAGCCAGGCGAAGCCGAGGGCGAGGAGGACGATGATGCCGAGCCAGAAGGTTTTCCAGTGATGGATGGGGCGCGGGGTCATAGGGGGTGAACGTCGAACTCTGAACTCTGAACTGGCTATGGTCTCTTGAGGTGGGCGTCGCAGAGGAGGCCGGCGAGGGCGGTGATGCTGCCGATGACGAGGTAGTGCATGCCGAGGTCGGCGAGGGGCAGGGAGAAGGCGGAATGATCGCCGCTGCCGATGGCGATGAAGGCGATCCCGGCGATGATGAGCAGGGTGGTGGCGATCTCGAGTGCTCGGACGAGGGCACGCATGGTGTGATGCTAGGGGATGTGCGGGGTGAGGGCAATGATGGGATTTTGCCGGGAGGGTGGGAGGACTGTTCTTTTTTTTGCGGGGCTTGGAAGGTGGTAAGAGAGGAGTGTCGCGACTCGTCAGGGGTGTGGCATGGAAGGCGGAGGATTCGCGGGATGGGAGCGGTCTGTGGGAGAGGGAGTTTGCTAGTTTGCTAGTTTTCAGTTTTTAGTTTTCAGAAGGAGGAAAGGCATGGGGAATCTGGCACAGACGGAGGGGAAGGGATGATGCGGCCGATTTATCGCTCGGTTGCATTTTGGATGGGATTGTTCGTGCTGGTGTTCCTGGGGTGGGCGTGGCGGTATTCGTATGGGAGGGGGACGGAGGTTTATCGGGTGGTGACGCTGGAGGATGCGGGGCCGATGGGTCCGATGAGCCACCCGATGCCGCGGGCGCTGTATGATGACGGGGTGTCGCTGGATAGCGGGAGGATGGTGCTTTCCTACACGAGGGTGGTGAAGGTGGAGCCGGGGTTCCGGGTGGATCGCACGGGGGTGAGTCACATGCACTATGCGCCGGAGCTGGGTGGGAAGGTGCCGGCGTTCCGGGCGGGAGGGTATCGCGATGCGGAGGTGGCGATGGCGACGGTGTGGCGGTATCGGGTGGAGGTGCCGGTGTGGGCGATGGCGGGGATCTGGGTGATGGTGTGGTGCGGGGTGCTGTGGTGGCGGTGGAGGAGGATGAAGAGGAGTGGCGTATGTGATGGGTGAAACAGCCTCGGGCTGGCGGTGGGAACGAACCGCAGAGTGGCGGAGGATGGATGGGGCTTGCGGCAAGGTGGAAGGGGTAGCTACTGTGTTTCTAGTAGATGTGGTCCCATGCCGGTTCGGCGGGGTGGCTTGCTGCTGGTCTTGTCAGGGGGTGATGATCATGGTGGCGAGTCCGGTGAAGTAGGGGAGGATGGAGGATAGCATGCCGATCTTCGCGAGGCGGCTGGTGGCGGGATGGATCCATGCGATGACGGCGGGGATGCCGCCGGCGAAGAGGGCGAAGATGGAGATTTGGCTGAGGCCGAGGTGGAGGAATTCGAGCCGGTAGGGTTCGCCGGGCCGGACTTGGAGAAGGTAGGCGGCGGTGAAGGCGATGGCGGCGAGATTTGAGAGGACTCCGGCGATGATGGAGAGGCGGGCGGAGTGCCGGAAGAGGGGTGGCATGGGTGAGCGGGCGGGTGGTTTGTTAGATCGGTTCACCTTGTTCCGATGGGGGTGCGGGGGCGTGGGTGATGAGGCGGGTTTTGCGGCGTTGCCACCAGAGAAGGGTGGCTAACAGGAGGGCGAGGTAGAGGAGGATGATGAGCCACCAGGCGATGCGGAGGGAGTGGAAGACGTGGCCGGAGGAAATCCGGTGGGCGTGGTGAAGTGCCTGGGGGAAGAGTGGCTGTGCCTCAGCGGGCAGGGCTCGGGCGGGGAGGGTGTAGTGATCGTAGTAGAAGCCGGGGGCGGTCCAATGGCCGGGGGCGTAGGTGATGGCCTGGAGGTGGAGGGAGCGGCCTTCGTCGCTGATGTCGAGGATGTGATCGCCGAGGGTGATGCCGATGCTGCTGAAGTTCGTCAGGGCATTGAGCCAGGCCCAGAGGAGGAAGAGCAGGCCGGGGAGGGCGAGCCAGAGGAGGCGGGAGCGGTGGAGGGCCGGGGCGGGCTTCACGGGTGGGTGGCTGTTAGAGAAGGCCGTTGGTGGAGGTGGGGTCGTGCGAGGGGATGGGCGGAGTGGTGGTGAGGCGGGTCTTGCGGCGTTGCCACCAGGAGAGGGTGACTAACAGGAGGGTGGCGTAGAGAAGGATGATGGGCCAGTAGGCGAGGTGGATCATCCAGCCGGTGTAGGTGGAATTGCTCCGGTCTTCGTGGTGGAAGGGTTGGGAGAAGAGGCGGTACCAGTTGGGACGAAGCCCGGGTTGATTGTAGCGGCGATAGGAGGAGAAGCCGGGGGCGGTCCATTTTCCCGGGCGGTAGGTGCCGGGGTCGATGCAGAGGGTGCGGCCTTCGTCGGCAATGCGGAGGATGTGATCGCCGAGGGTGAGGCGGATGCCGTGGTTGTAGTCGGGGTCATTGAGCCATCCCGAGAGGAGGAAGAGGAGCCCGGGGAGGGCGAACCAGAGGAGGCGGGAGCGGTAGAAGGGACGGGGATGGGTGTGGGAAGGCGGATGCACCGGGTGTGAGTCCAACAGAAATGACGGGCGGGTGCAATGGGGCGCGAGGGATGGGGTGAGGCGTGGGATGGGGTGAGGCGTGGGATGGGGTGAGGCGTGGGATGGGGTGAGGCGTGGGATGGAGGTTCGCGTTCTCTCTCATCTTTTTTTGATCGTGGCGGGCGCTTTGGCTTTGCGTGCCGTGGTTGAAAAGGGTTTCTGTCGGACAGCCGTATTGAATCGCGATGTCCGAAATTTCACTGCCCACTTGCGCTAGTCCGGAACGGTTGAAGGCGCTGTATCGTTATGGTGTATTGGATACGCCGAAGGAGGAGGAGTATGATCGGCTGGTGCAGCTGGTGACGGAGGTGTTCGATGTGCCGATCGCGGCGATCAGTTTCGTGGATGAGCACCGGCAGTGGTTCAAGGCGGAGGTGGGGTTGTATTGCCGGGAGACGCCGCTGACGTGCTCGATCTGCGCGCATGCGGTGGAGTCGGGGAAGGATCTCTTCATCGTGCGGGATGCGCATTGCGATCTGCGGACGCTGGACTCGAAGCTGACGGTGGCATCTTACATCCGCTTTTACGCGGGGGCGGTGATGCGTTCGCACGATGGGCATGCGCTGGGGACGCTGCTGCTGGTGGACCGGAAGGCGCGGGATTTCTCGGAGACGGATGGGCGGCTGTTGCAGACGCTGGCGCGACAGGTGGTGCTGCTGGTGGAGAACCGGATGATGAGCGTGGCGCTGACGAGCGTGGGGAATCTGGCGAACAAGGGGGAGTGAGGGGTTTTTTGCTGGGGAATGCGGATGGGGATGGGGCTTGTTGCGGGGGATCGCACTCAGGGCCTTGTGTCCGGCGATTTTTCAGACAGGTTGGGGGCATCAACCTGATTTTTCGAAACGAGCCGTGAAAACGATCCGACCTATTTTTGCCACGCCGGCTTTTGCTTGCAGCCTGATTTTCGCGGGGTTGTCCGCGGTGCCGGGATTGCGCGCCGAGGGGGAGACGCCGACTCCTGCTCCTGTTCCCGCACCTGTCACTCCTGCTCCTACCACTCCCACTGAAGCCACGCCTGAAGCGTCGAAGGAATACGAAGCCATGATCCCGATCATCAAGAAGCACGCGGAACTCTGCTCGGATGCGCAGCTGAAGATGGACTTCGACAAGGTGCTGCCGTATGTGCCGAAGAAGCTGCTGGAGACGATGGGCGGCGCGGAGTTGCTGAAGACGCGACTGGATCAGGCGAGCACGATGCTGAAGAGCCGCGGGGTGACGATCGATTCGGCGAAGATCGGCACGCCACAGGTGCCGAAGAATCACGGCGGGGTCCTGGTGAGCCTGGTGCCGATGGAGACGATGATGACGACGCCGCAGGGGAAGATCATCGCGAGCTCGCACATGATCGCGATCTCGGAGGACAAGGGCGCGAGCTGGGTCTTCGTGGATACGGCGACGGTGAACGAGGACAAGCTGGGGACGCTCTACCCGGCGCTGAAGGGGAAGGTGGATATCCCGATGGCGACGGCGCGGAAGGGGGAGTGAGGGTGGGGTGAATTCTTGAGATGAGGGGTAAGAGCACCACGACCCTCCGGTGCAGCGGGCATAGCCGCACCGGAGGATGGGGAGCGGAAGAAAATGGATGATGCGAGGGCTGCTGCCGGGGCTTCATCCCGTTCGCCGGCGGTGCTTGCGGAAATCTATCGATGAGCGGGTGAACCGTATTTCTGCACCATGAACTGTGTATCAATTGTGGAGATCCGGCGGTTCCAACCGACCGAGACATTATTCCGCGTGAGCTGTTTGGGGACCGGATAGTGCATGATGGAGTGCAGGTCCGCGTTGGGGGTTCCAGTCATTGGTCCCGTGTATTTATTGAGAACGTTGGTTCGGATCTTCGCTATGTCCCACCCGTTCGGTGGGCCGCTATAGTAGCGGATTACGGCGGCCTCGTTCCAGACAATGGGGGATTTGGGGTGTTGATGCTCGTGTTTCAGGCCCAGGGCGTGCCCGAACTCATGCAAGACCACACGGCGGACATCATCTTCCGGGCTGTATTGGTTGATGGCCAGATTCATCGTCGGAGCTTTTTTGCCGTATGCGTCGCAGCTGGTGCCGATGTAAGACCAGTGGCCTCCGTCGGGGTCGAAACCCACATGGAAGTCGGCATCGGTATCTGCACTGACCTGGGTGAAGGTGACGTTACACGTGCGAGTCCAGTCCCGGACCTGGGACATCACCATCTGGTGAACTGCGGGTGGTCCGTTCAAGAAGCTCACAGTGAAGCTGTGCTTGTTTTTCCAGAAGAATCTCGGATCCCCGAAAGCCTTGGAGTCGCTGGTGCCCTCAGGAGCGATACACGGAATATCGAGGATACTCGCGGCGGGCTGTTTACCGGTGACGGGACCGGCTGCAGCCGCAGCCGTTGCCGTGGCAGAGTCGATGGAGTTTGGCTTGGTGCATGAGGCGGTGAAAAAGAGTGTTCCGAAGAGTAACAGTGATGCGGCTAAAGTGGAGGATTTCATGGGATGAGTTAATTGCGGATTGGGGTTAGTTGGGGAAAACGATCTTCACGCCGAAGGCAGTGGGCCACCCGGGGAGAATGGATCTGGGTGGTTCGGCTTCGGATGGCTTGGTGGGCCTGAGCTGATCGATCACGGCCTTGATGGGGAGGCAGCGCTCGTGAGACAAGATCGTGGCATTTGCGAAGAAGTCGTTGTCCGGCATGCCTTCAATGAGGATGCCGATGATGCCGCCGGTTTTCCTCAGGATAACGGGGCCTCCTGAGTCGCCGTGGAAGGTATCCGTATCCGCTCCAAACACTGGAATCTTTGAATCATTGTAAGGGTCGCGGTAGAAGAAGGAGTCGCCCTTCTTTATGTAGCGCCTTTTGAAAGCCTCTTCGGCGGCAACTGCCGTCTCCATGGTGGTGCCAGCGATCTTATTGGCACGGATGAGATCCGCCTGCAGGCGTATCATGAAGCTGCCCCTGTCGCTTTCCTTGAGCTCATGGGGACAGACGACCCGGGCGTAGTCGTGAACGAGCAGCTCCTTTCCGCCAGGGTGGCCTATGGCATAGACGGGGCTGTCCAAGGAGGCTCTGGCGTCGACGAGCGGCACGGGTTTCCGATCTCCCGGGATCGGATCATCCGCGTCCCAGTCCGTGATTTCAAGGATCGCATAATCGAGCCTGGATTCAACGTCATCCCGGGACTTCCCCCTCCAGATCCGCTTGGCCGGGCACCGTGCAACCACCTTTCCAAAGCGATCGCTGAAATCCAGCCGGAAATCGTCGCCGAATTCGACGTCATGGGCACAGGTGAGGACCGTCTTCGGACCGATCAGCACTCCGGAAGCCTTCATCGGGTCGGTCTGGCCGGGATCGATGATGACCTTGCAGGAGGCGAGCGCGGTATCCACCACATTCAGATAGGTGGCGGGGGAGTAGTTGTCTGGATCAAGCGCGCCATAGTAGGACTTCTGTTCGTTTCTGGTGGTGAGCCAGATCACGGCCATCCTGGTAGCCGTTTGGTAGTCGCGCGCATCGAGCGCCTGTGTATATGCTTTCTCGGAATCCCCGGTGATGGCGTTGAGTTTGTCCTTCAACTCATCGTAGTCGACCTTTGGTTTGTCCTCCGAAGCTGGACCTCTTCCTGGATCCACCAGTGGCTTGCGCAAGGGCTCGGTCAGTTTTTCAACATCGGTGACGTTTTTTTCGATCTGGTCGATGAGCTCGGAATTCACCTTCCCCTGGAGGTCCTCCTTGTATTTGGTGAACTTCGAATTGACCGCGGACTCGGCGGATGTGACTTCGAATCTTCCCTGTTCATTCCTGGCAAGTGTTCCGAGCGCGGTACTATTGGCGAGCTTGGCAACGGATTCATCGAGGGCATATTTCTTTCCCTCCGGGGTGATGCCATAGATTCTCTCGCCGACTTTCTTGAGCTCGAGGGATTTTGTTTCCTCGCCCCTGGTGATGCCCTCGATTTTCACGTCGATGGTGGGAGGCCTGCTGATTTCCGCCCCTTCGGGGGCTCCAAAGGCAGTTTGTGCGAATTGAAGAGTCACACAAACTGCGAGCCTTTTCGCGATCATGGTTTTCATGGTGTTGTATTGGCTGGTGGTTTTGGAATCGAGTGTCCGAGTCGGCTGTTTGTCCTATGGGGTTGCGATTGGATGCGGGCTACATGTCCAGGAGGCTATTGAGGTGCAGCTTCAGGGCTGGAGGGAGTCCGCCTTTCTGGATGCGCTTGGGGGCGTTTAGGTAGTCGAGGGCGTTCTTGAAGAAGAAGCGGCGATAGAGCTCGGCGGGTTGGGGGCCGCCGGCTTTGAGGATGGCGACGCGGAAGGAGTTCAGGTAGTTCACTCGGTCGGCGGCGGCGGGCATGGGCATGAACCAGTCCGAGCCGTACATGATCTTCTTCGAGAACTGGAAGGGGGTTTGATCGTCGTGGCTCTTTTTGATGAGGCTGGCGAGCTGGCGGGTGAAGTTGGCGCGAGCAACGGGATCCGCGATGGCGTCGAAGCAGCCGAACTCGCAGTAGACGTTCGGATACTGGCAGCAGAGTTCGTAGACGGTGCGGCCCCAATCGGCATCTTCGCTGCTATCAAACCAGAAGCCGCCTGCGCCGGCGTGGCCGAAGCAGAGCCTGAGATTCGAGAGTTCGGGGTGCCGGGTGAGCAAGCGCTTCCAGTGCTGGGGATGGGCGAGCTTGGCGTAGCCCTTGCGCGCCTGGAATTCGCCGGTGCCGCAGTGGGTGAAGACGGGGACATCCTCCGCGACGCACCAGCGGAAGAGTTCTAACAGGCGGTCATCGAGCACCGTTGGGTCGAGCTTGACGCCGTTCGGCTTGTAGCGGGCTTTCCACTGTTCGCAGGGCTGGGATGCGAACGAGAAGGGGCAGTGGGGAATGACATTGCCGGAGGGAGCGTAGCCGG from Luteolibacter sp. Y139 includes the following:
- a CDS encoding M12 family metallopeptidase, whose product is MKSSTLAASLLLFGTLFFTASCTKPNSIDSATATAAAAAGPVTGKQPAASILDIPCIAPEGTSDSKAFGDPRFFWKNKHSFTVSFLNGPPAVHQMVMSQVRDWTRTCNVTFTQVSADTDADFHVGFDPDGGHWSYIGTSCDAYGKKAPTMNLAINQYSPEDDVRRVVLHEFGHALGLKHEHQHPKSPIVWNEAAVIRYYSGPPNGWDIAKIRTNVLNKYTGPMTGTPNADLHSIMHYPVPKQLTRNNVSVGWNRRISTIDTQFMVQKYGSPAHR
- a CDS encoding GAF domain-containing protein — translated: MSEISLPTCASPERLKALYRYGVLDTPKEEEYDRLVQLVTEVFDVPIAAISFVDEHRQWFKAEVGLYCRETPLTCSICAHAVESGKDLFIVRDAHCDLRTLDSKLTVASYIRFYAGAVMRSHDGHALGTLLLVDRKARDFSETDGRLLQTLARQVVLLVENRMMSVALTSVGNLANKGE
- a CDS encoding trypsin-like serine peptidase, whose protein sequence is MKTMIAKRLAVCVTLQFAQTAFGAPEGAEISRPPTIDVKIEGITRGEETKSLELKKVGERIYGITPEGKKYALDESVAKLANSTALGTLARNEQGRFEVTSAESAVNSKFTKYKEDLQGKVNSELIDQIEKNVTDVEKLTEPLRKPLVDPGRGPASEDKPKVDYDELKDKLNAITGDSEKAYTQALDARDYQTATRMAVIWLTTRNEQKSYYGALDPDNYSPATYLNVVDTALASCKVIIDPGQTDPMKASGVLIGPKTVLTCAHDVEFGDDFRLDFSDRFGKVVARCPAKRIWRGKSRDDVESRLDYAILEITDWDADDPIPGDRKPVPLVDARASLDSPVYAIGHPGGKELLVHDYARVVCPHELKESDRGSFMIRLQADLIRANKIAGTTMETAVAAEEAFKRRYIKKGDSFFYRDPYNDSKIPVFGADTDTFHGDSGGPVILRKTGGIIGILIEGMPDNDFFANATILSHERCLPIKAVIDQLRPTKPSEAEPPRSILPGWPTAFGVKIVFPN